Proteins encoded within one genomic window of Trichomycterus rosablanca isolate fTriRos1 chromosome 7, fTriRos1.hap1, whole genome shotgun sequence:
- the apex2 gene encoding DNA-(apurinic or apyrimidinic site) lyase 2, translating into MKIVTWNINGIRTFKHGIKKTLDSFNADIICVQETKVTRDLLDERTAIVDGYNSYFSFSRGRTGYSGVATFCKESATPFAAEEGLSGRLGNHGEAVGFYGDQGEFTSEELQALDSEGRAVITQHKITRAEKSETLTVINVYCPRADPEKPERKHFKLQFYKLLQSRAEAILGSQSHVIILGDINTSHRPIDHCDPDDVDNFEDNPGRKWLDGLLYESPEVRDSEESLNCVSGGQFVDIFRQFHPIRTNAFTCWSSRTGARQTNYGTRIDYIFGNRSLAEKSFLNADIMPEVEGSDHCPMWAQLSCSLKPSPKCPSLCTRYMPEFTGKQQKLLRFLVKVPEQKCISSDTEKPLPGSQENGKIRENLRPPPSGVSSGKRPANGIPESSNFKGKKSKHDKKTAPKPQGSLLNFFKPKLSHVASSSQGSTEFTENGLESKDSMSEFHKVAQNTFTDCTSTPTILTESYTEVKSETNNLNIKNEIKMGQDQTPSNATPHQQTTKGSCPDFWKSVLHGPPQPPLCKGHNEPCVLRTVKKAGPNMGRQFFVCSRPEGHASNPDARCNFFVWVDKRK; encoded by the exons ATGAAGATTGTGACTTGGAATATAAACGGTATCAGGACTTTTAAACATGGGATTAAGAAGACGCTGGACTCGTTTAATGCTGATATAATTTGCGTCCAGGAAACCAAGGTTACCC GAGACCTGCTAGATGAAAGGACTGCCATTGTGGATGGATATAACTCCTACTTTAGCTTCAGTCGAGGACGCACGGGCTACTCAG GGGTTGCAACTTTTTGTAAAGAGTCTGCTACCCCATTCGCTGCTGAAGAAGGATTGTCCGGTCGCCTGGGTAATCATGGAGAGGCTGTTGGTTTCTATGGTGACCAGGGGGAATTTACCAGTGAGGAACTGCAGGCGCTGGACAGTGAAGGAAGAGCTGTTATCACTCAACACAAGATCAC CAGAGCAGAAAAGTCAGAGACGCTGACTGTCATTAATGTGTACTGCCCACGTGCTGATCCAGAGAAGCCTGAAAGAAAACACTTCAAGCTTCAGTTCTACAAACTCCTCCAGAGTAGAGCTGAGGCGATTTTGGGGTCTCAAAG TCATGTCATTATTTTGGGGGATATCAACACCTCTCATAGGCCCATAGACCACTGTGACCCAGACGATGTG GACAACTTTGAGGACAATCCAGGTCGAAAATGGTTAGACGGCCTCCTGTATGAATCGCCTGAAGTACGGGATTCTGAAGAATCCCTAAACTGTGTGTCTGGTGGTCAATTTGTTGACATCTTTCGCCAATTCCATCCAATACGTACCAACGCCTTCACATGCTGGTCTTCCCGTACAGGTGCCAGGCAGACCAACTATGGCACGCGCATCGACTACATCTTTGGCAATCGCTCGCTAGCAGAGAAAAGCTTTCTCAATGCAGATATCATGCCAGAGGTAGAAGGTTCTGATCACTGCCCCATGTGGGCACAACTAAGCTGTTCCCTTAAACCCAGTCCTAAGTGCCCATCTCTGTGTACCCGTTACATGCCAGAGTTCACTGGAAAGCAGCAGAAACTCCTGCGCTTCCTTGTCAAAGTTCCTGAGCAGAAATGCATTTCCAGTGACACTGAAAAACCTTTGCCTGGTTCCCAAGAGAATGGGAAAATTCGTGAGAACCTCAGGCCTCCACCATCAGGTGTCAGTTCTGGAAAGAGACCTGCTAATGGGATTCCCGAGTCATCCAActttaaggggaaaaaaagtaaacatgataaaaaaacagcacCTAAACCTCAGGGCAGCCTTCTAAACTTCTTCAAACCTAAACTGAGTCATGTGGCGTCCTCAAGTCAGGGCTCAACTGAGTTCACTGAGAATGGTTTGGAGAGTAAAGATTCCATGTCAGAGTTTCACAAAGTTGCACAAAATACTTTCACTGACTGCACCTCTACCCCTACCATCCTTACAGAGAGTTACACTGAggttaaaagtgaaacaaataACTTAAATATTAAGAATGAAATAAAGATGGGTCAGGATCAGACCCCAAGCAATGCCACCCCACATCAACAGACTACCAAAGGATCTTGTCCTGATTTCTGGAAGTCAGTTTTGCATGGTCCACCCCAACCACCACTATGTAAGGGACACAATGAGCCTTGTGTGCTGCGGACTGTGAAGAAAGCCGGGCCTAATATGGGTCGACAGTTCTTTGTATGTTCCCGGCCTGAGGGCCATGCGTCAAATCCAGATGCAAGGTGCAATTTCTTTGTCTGGGTTGATAAACGCAAGTAA
- the rassf11 gene encoding ras association domain-containing protein 8 yields the protein MEIKVSIEKVQRIVCGVTEKTTCKEVVIALAQALGRSGRYTLREQFKGYERYVTPDELLLESLAKYGEQSREVQLNLHYLGPSVMDSPNKPRVQLRRAEGGGKMRMSSAGSIFHRQSLPPLSFFQTKPLPEELKSPKRKSLTLTEEAWGWLENFGRGGRQQPGRDKSKSKQDDRQLDKKAAKIEKRAQIFGVLQGRNDETKNKNRAENQGGIIHLGKQRRIDGDESGEINKGTHKTPVKKDPEPVMSEASQQCRAFDEADKLRKVITQQQTHLKELKLKIDSTNEQICKLEMLPEEAQNAESTPELSEEEQQLKFWLNELRAEEVFEKDLQRQFLELKEKAAECKNKLEEYKSKLQCMGPMKRRLSQGEQTVKTHEEGAESAVVHLESASEKGDADKPKADSKEKTQITKVESQLPYILVTSHQITEPQLSGPAELREWWSRWTGAQKTNSTQGLVGKVIHRSEILIHLGSTRV from the exons ATGGAGATAAAAGTGTCCATTGAAAAAGTCCAGCGCATTGTATGTGGTGTGACTGAAAAGACAACGTGTAAAGAAGTAGTCATTGCTTTAGCTCAAGCTCTTG GTCGCTCAGGACGCTACACTCTAAGAGAGCAGTTCAAAGGGTACGAACGCTATGTTACTCCTGATGAACTTCTTTTGGAGTCTCTGGCGAAGTATGGTGAACAGTCCAGAGAGGTTCAGCTGAACTTACACTATTTGGGTCCCTCTGTGATGGACAGCCCAAACAAACCACGGGTTCAGTTAAGACGAGCTGAGGGAGGAGGGAAAATGCGCATGAGTAGTGCAGGATCTATCTTCCATCGGCAGAGTCTTCCACCACTATCCTTTTTCCAGACCAAACCCCTCCCGGAGGAACTGAAAAGTCCCAAGAGGAAGTCATTGACGCTGACGGAGGAAGCATGGGGGTGGCTGGAGAACTTTGGCAGGGGTGGAAGGCAGCAACCAGGCCGAGATAAAAGCAAAAGCAAGCAGGATGATAGACAACTGGATAAGAAGGCAGCAAAGATAGAAAAAAGAGCCCAGATCTTTGGGGTATTGCAGGGAAGGAATGATgagacaaaaaacaaaaacagagcaGAAAATCAGGGTGGAATTATTCACCTTGGAAAGCAGAGAAGAATTGATGGTGATGAAAGTGGAGAAATTAATAAAGGGACGCATAAAACACCAGTGAAAAAAGATCCAGAACCTGTTATGTCTGAAGCTTCACAACAATGCAGAGCTTTTGATGAAGCAGATAAATTGAGAAAGGTAATTACCCAACAACAGACTCATTTAAAagaactcaaactcaaaatagACTCCACTAATGAGCAGATTTGCAAACTTGAAATGCTGCCAGAGGAAGCCCAGAATGCAGAATCAACCCCTGAACTGTCGGAAGAGGAACAGCAACTCAAGTTTTGGCTGAACGAGTTGAGGGCAGAGGAGGTCTTTGAGAAAGACCTACAGAGGCAGTTTTTAGAGTTAAAGGAAAAAGCAGCTGAGTGCAAAAATAAATTGGAAGAGTATAAATCCAAGCTCCAGTGCATGGGCCCTATGAAGAGGAGACTTTCTCAGGGTGAACAAACAGTAAAGACACATGAAGAGGGCGCTGAGAGTGCTGTGGTACACTTGGAATCGGCATCGGAGAAAGGAGACGCTGATAAACCAAAGGCAGACAGTAAAGAGAAGACTCAGATCACTAAAGTGGAATCCCAGCTCCCTTACATCTTAGTGACATCACATCAGATAACAGAACCACAGCTCAGCGGGCCGGCAGAGCTGAGGGAATGGTGGAGTCGATGGACCGGAGCTCAGAAAACCAACTCAACCCAAGGTTTGGTGGGCAAGGTGATTCATCGTTCTGAAATACTAATCCACCTCGGAAGCACAAGGGTttaa